A window of the Streptomyces griseochromogenes genome harbors these coding sequences:
- a CDS encoding MerR family transcriptional regulator gives MELLTIGAFAKASRLSPKALRLYDELELLRPARVDPDTGYRYYAVEQLERARLVAWLRRLGMPLAEIRGVCALDAAGAAAEIRAYWARVEAETAVRRDLAAFLVDQLTGESRRDHTTMLELRYSAHSDRGHVRPANQDTVYAGRRLLAVADGCGPAGALASSTAVEALKFLDEGEELAAGSVLNLLEEAVRGANEAIGDLAGDGEEAVGSTLTALLWTGSKLALVHIGDSRAYLLRDGELFRITHDHSVVQSLLDEGRLTPEEAESHPQRALLLKALGGGTPPAPDLRLHEALAGDRYLLCSDGLTRVVPDSRIKELLGGEDAVHALVDEANAAGGPDNVSCVVADVVSPTRPPVTAG, from the coding sequence ATGGAGCTGCTGACGATCGGGGCCTTCGCCAAGGCGAGCAGGCTGTCACCGAAGGCCCTGCGGCTCTACGACGAGCTGGAGCTGCTGCGGCCCGCCCGGGTCGACCCGGACACCGGCTACCGGTACTACGCCGTGGAGCAGTTGGAGCGGGCCCGGCTCGTCGCCTGGCTGCGGCGGCTGGGCATGCCCCTGGCGGAGATCCGCGGGGTGTGCGCCCTCGACGCGGCGGGTGCCGCGGCGGAGATCCGGGCGTACTGGGCGCGTGTCGAGGCCGAGACCGCCGTACGGCGGGATCTTGCCGCGTTCCTCGTCGACCAGCTGACCGGAGAGTCGAGAAGGGACCACACCACCATGCTGGAACTGCGATATTCCGCCCATTCCGACCGTGGGCACGTCCGTCCGGCCAACCAGGACACCGTGTACGCGGGCCGCAGGCTGCTCGCCGTCGCCGACGGCTGCGGGCCGGCGGGGGCGCTCGCGAGCAGCACCGCCGTGGAGGCCCTGAAGTTCCTGGACGAGGGCGAGGAACTGGCGGCGGGCAGTGTGCTGAACCTCCTGGAGGAGGCCGTGCGGGGCGCGAACGAGGCGATAGGGGATCTGGCGGGCGACGGGGAGGAGGCCGTCGGCAGCACGCTGACCGCTCTGCTGTGGACGGGATCGAAGCTGGCGCTCGTGCACATCGGGGACTCGCGGGCGTATCTGCTGCGGGACGGTGAACTTTTCCGGATCACCCACGACCACAGTGTCGTGCAGTCCCTGCTCGACGAGGGGCGGTTGACGCCGGAGGAGGCCGAGAGCCATCCGCAGCGGGCTCTGCTGCTGAAGGCTCTGGGCGGGGGTACGCCACCGGCTCCGGATCTTCGGCTGCACGAGGCTCTCGCCGGTGACCGGTATCTGCTGTGCTCCGACGGGCTGACCAGGGTTGTCCCGGACTCACGGATCAAAGAGCTGCTCGGTGGGGAGGATGCCGTTCATGCGCTGGTCGACGAGGCGAATGCGGCGGGCGGTCCTGACAATGTGAGCTGTGTGGTCGCCGACGTCGTTTCACCCACCCGTCCGCCCGTGACTGCCGGGTAG
- a CDS encoding O-methyltransferase produces MAILGTDSYTGIDGLPPLVRDALTAARASGFAHSCRPEQGRLLHALAGGAPARIGETGTGLGVGLAWLASGAGRGVRLYSVERDPERARAAAGVFAGRPEVTVLCGDWRRIEAYGPFDLLVLDGGGQGKAAADPPADVERLLVPGGTVVVDDFTPATGRPPLHEGAPDLPRLHWLAHPALRATELRLAPDLSTVVGTRVLV; encoded by the coding sequence ATGGCGATTCTCGGCACCGATTCGTACACCGGCATCGACGGACTCCCGCCCCTCGTACGGGATGCCCTGACCGCCGCCCGCGCCTCCGGCTTCGCCCACTCCTGCCGTCCCGAACAGGGCCGCCTGCTGCACGCCTTGGCGGGCGGCGCCCCGGCGCGGATCGGTGAGACCGGGACCGGGCTGGGGGTGGGGCTGGCCTGGCTGGCCTCGGGGGCGGGGCGGGGGGTGCGGCTGTACAGCGTGGAGCGGGATCCGGAGCGGGCGCGGGCGGCGGCCGGGGTCTTCGCCGGTCGTCCCGAGGTCACGGTGCTGTGCGGCGACTGGCGGCGGATCGAGGCGTACGGGCCCTTCGATCTGCTCGTGCTCGACGGCGGCGGGCAGGGGAAGGCGGCCGCGGACCCGCCCGCCGACGTCGAGCGGCTGCTCGTGCCCGGCGGGACGGTCGTCGTCGACGACTTCACCCCGGCGACCGGCCGGCCGCCGCTGCACGAGGGTGCCCCGGACCTCCCCCGACTGCACTGGCTGGCGCATCCCGCCCTCCGCGCGACCGAACTGCGCCTCGCGCCCGACCTGAGCACGGTCGTGGGGACGAGGGTCCTGGTGTAG